One segment of Marvinbryantia formatexigens DSM 14469 DNA contains the following:
- a CDS encoding aldo/keto reductase encodes MDIKKPKAVIGTNSWGGAVAAKVFRGSSVDDQTLKDTIAAAKEKGLLIFDLAQVYGLGKAQKKIGAFGTEGIIISAKFTPPSKYTPEQVRKSLERDLAEFKRGYVDIYWLHRPVDTEKNLAEMIELYHEEKIHYIGVSNFSLEECKQAKAFLDSAGVPLYGVQNHYSLLDRKWEEEGVLGWCHENDILYWGWAVLEEGLLTDPRIKKQASITKLMMNGKKEKLTLLYEQMEKVAKNHHITIPQVAIAFCAAKGVVPICGCRKPYQVEQLHEAVNTVLTNQEIQLLQEEADRANVKIFK; translated from the coding sequence ATGGATATTAAGAAACCAAAAGCGGTAATCGGAACAAATTCTTGGGGCGGTGCGGTAGCGGCAAAAGTGTTCCGTGGCAGTAGTGTCGATGACCAGACTTTGAAGGATACCATAGCCGCAGCAAAAGAAAAGGGGCTGCTGATTTTTGACCTTGCTCAGGTTTACGGACTTGGAAAGGCACAAAAGAAAATAGGGGCATTTGGCACAGAAGGTATTATCATTTCTGCAAAGTTTACCCCGCCATCTAAATATACACCAGAGCAGGTTCGCAAATCTCTGGAACGGGATCTGGCAGAGTTTAAGCGGGGTTATGTGGACATTTATTGGTTGCACCGTCCGGTTGACACAGAGAAAAACCTTGCCGAGATGATAGAATTGTACCACGAGGAAAAGATTCATTATATTGGCGTATCCAATTTCTCATTGGAAGAATGTAAACAGGCAAAGGCGTTTTTAGACAGTGCCGGGGTTCCTCTGTACGGCGTGCAGAACCATTATTCCCTGCTTGACCGAAAATGGGAAGAGGAAGGGGTACTCGGTTGGTGCCATGAGAACGACATTTTATACTGGGGTTGGGCCGTTCTGGAGGAAGGACTGCTGACAGATCCACGCATCAAAAAACAGGCTTCTATTACAAAGCTAATGATGAATGGAAAGAAAGAAAAACTCACGTTGCTCTACGAACAGATGGAAAAGGTTGCGAAGAATCACCACATTACGATTCCACAGGTTGCGATTGCATTTTGCGCTGCAAAGGGTGTCGTGCCAATCTGTGGTTGCAGAAAACCTTATCAGGTTGAGCAGCTACATGAAGCGGTAAATACAGTGCTTACGAATCAGGAAATACAGCTCCTTCAGGAAGAAGCTGACAGGGCCAACGTGAAAATATTCAAGTGA
- a CDS encoding ABC transporter permease, which yields MGEHLFERLARERNITVEEMRAIISARIEKGWNDPDPEKRAQWRKIPCEGEIPTPDEWLQLLIHGWLKLPTMRFCFRYYDEYIDGITYEKNLDTFGKVSYDAPASISIYTDSFEDKEAVSQCIENYNKTVDEDSRISYTDYVELLTSSLTSMVDVISYVLIAFVAVSLIVSCIMIGIITHISVTERTKEIGILRAMGAAKRNISEVFNAETFLIGLCAGVLGIAISALLTIPINAVLQSLLGATNLSVSLPINYAVVLIVLSMIITVIGGLLPAKKAAKKDPVIALRTE from the coding sequence ATGGGAGAACATTTATTTGAGCGTCTGGCTCGTGAACGGAATATTACAGTAGAAGAAATGCGGGCGATTATTTCTGCCCGCATTGAGAAAGGATGGAATGACCCTGATCCGGAGAAAAGGGCGCAATGGAGGAAAATACCTTGTGAGGGCGAAATTCCCACGCCAGATGAATGGCTGCAGCTATTGATACATGGCTGGTTGAAACTCCCGACGATGAGATTCTGCTTTCGATATTATGACGAGTACATTGATGGAATAACTTATGAAAAAAATCTGGATACCTTCGGAAAAGTGAGCTATGATGCGCCTGCCTCAATCAGTATTTATACAGACAGCTTTGAGGATAAGGAAGCTGTGTCCCAGTGTATTGAAAATTACAATAAAACGGTGGATGAGGACAGTCGGATCAGCTACACTGACTATGTAGAACTTTTGACTTCTTCCCTTACATCTATGGTAGATGTGATTTCCTATGTGCTGATCGCGTTTGTTGCCGTATCGCTGATCGTGTCCTGCATTATGATCGGTATTATTACTCATATTTCCGTTACGGAGCGCACGAAGGAAATCGGTATTCTGCGGGCAATGGGTGCAGCAAAACGTAATATTTCGGAAGTGTTCAATGCGGAAACTTTCTTGATTGGCCTTTGTGCGGGTGTGCTTGGCATAGCGATTTCTGCATTGCTGACTATCCCGATCAATGCAGTTCTCCAGAGTCTGCTTGGAGCAACGAACCTCAGTGTGTCTCTGCCAATTAACTACGCAGTTGTTTTGATTGTGCTCAGCATGATTATTACTGTTATCGGCGGTTTACTTCCGGCGAAAAAGGCAGCGAAGAAAGACCCTGTGATTGCTCTGCGTACAGAATAA
- a CDS encoding MarR family winged helix-turn-helix transcriptional regulator, with protein sequence MEDSVCGMLIKQINSELEKNANNMLRKDDLTVSQIGALMELDESIEKQMELKELEEVLHIAKPTVVGIVKRLEDKGFVISTRSIQDKRIRIIQLTPLGEECCRRAKERMEQAEMALTSSLTETERRILITLLQKVRDSF encoded by the coding sequence ATGGAAGATAGTGTATGTGGTATGCTAATCAAACAAATTAACAGCGAGCTGGAAAAAAATGCAAATAATATGCTCCGCAAGGATGATCTGACAGTATCGCAAATCGGCGCTTTGATGGAACTTGACGAAAGCATTGAAAAGCAGATGGAATTAAAAGAACTGGAAGAGGTGCTGCATATTGCAAAACCTACAGTGGTAGGAATCGTAAAGCGGCTGGAGGATAAAGGATTTGTCATAAGTACCCGAAGCATACAGGATAAACGGATTCGAATCATACAGCTCACTCCTTTGGGAGAGGAATGTTGCCGCAGGGCGAAAGAACGTATGGAACAAGCCGAAATGGCATTGACTTCCTCTCTGACAGAAACAGAGCGGCGTATTTTAATTACACTTTTGCAGAAGGTTCGTGATTCATTTTAG
- a CDS encoding ABC transporter ATP-binding protein, translating to MAEKIARNHQNSPGIPGGMGTGEKSKNLKKAYADFIHYLGRYKWSILAAAIFSVVGAILNLIGPNKLSEVTDLITEGLSASIQLSAVVQIASLLAVLYAFGFLLNYAQGFIMATVSQRITQNMRRDISTKINKLPLRYFDSHSTGDVLSRVTNDVDTVGQTMNQSFSTLVSSLSLLIGSVLMMFLTNWIMAVTGIIAALIGFSGILFIISKSQKYFAEQQQELGSLNGQVEETYSGFTVVKAYNGGRKAKEEFHQRSSRLYACAWKSQFLSGLMMPFMIFIGNFAYVVVCIVGAVLAVQGSISFGTIVAFMLYIRLFTQPLQNISQALSSVQSMAASCERVFEFLAEKEMEDESYKKVELCSVKGDVIFDHVKFGYDPGKTIINDFSSRVKAGQKIAIVGPTGAGKTTMVNLLMRFYELNGGTITIDGTPINELKRENIHNLFGMVLQDTWMFEGTLRENLVYSKTGVTDKKLDEVCAATGLTSLVKRLPDGYDTVLGDNASLSAGQKQLITIARAMIEDAPLLILDEATSSVDTRTEQKVQKAMDSLTEGRTSFVIAHRLSTIKNADCILVMKDGDIIESGSHEELLAQNGFYAELYNSQFEQAS from the coding sequence ATGGCTGAGAAAATCGCAAGGAATCACCAAAACAGTCCTGGTATTCCCGGAGGCATGGGAACCGGTGAAAAAAGTAAGAACTTGAAAAAGGCGTATGCTGATTTTATTCATTATCTTGGAAGGTATAAATGGAGCATTCTGGCAGCGGCCATTTTCTCTGTCGTAGGCGCTATCTTGAACCTGATTGGCCCGAATAAACTCAGTGAAGTAACGGATCTGATTACGGAAGGTCTATCCGCTTCCATTCAGCTTTCTGCTGTGGTACAGATTGCCTCCCTATTGGCTGTCCTGTATGCGTTTGGGTTTCTGCTCAATTATGCGCAGGGCTTCATCATGGCGACTGTTTCCCAACGAATCACGCAGAATATGCGCCGTGATATTTCGACAAAAATCAATAAGCTGCCTCTAAGATATTTTGATTCTCATTCAACAGGCGATGTATTGAGCCGTGTTACCAATGATGTGGATACTGTGGGCCAGACCATGAACCAAAGTTTTTCCACGTTGGTTTCTTCGCTCTCTCTATTGATTGGTTCTGTCTTGATGATGTTCCTGACAAACTGGATTATGGCAGTTACCGGAATTATTGCAGCGCTGATTGGGTTTTCTGGTATTCTGTTCATTATTTCAAAATCTCAGAAATATTTTGCCGAGCAGCAACAGGAACTTGGAAGCTTAAATGGTCAGGTAGAGGAAACTTACAGCGGGTTTACCGTTGTTAAAGCATACAACGGAGGAAGAAAAGCAAAAGAAGAGTTCCATCAGCGTAGCAGCCGTTTGTATGCCTGTGCATGGAAGAGTCAATTTCTCTCAGGTCTGATGATGCCATTTATGATCTTCATCGGTAATTTTGCGTATGTGGTGGTGTGCATTGTGGGCGCTGTCCTTGCTGTGCAGGGTTCTATTTCTTTCGGTACAATCGTGGCATTTATGCTGTATATCCGGTTGTTTACGCAGCCGTTGCAGAATATTTCTCAGGCATTGTCCAGCGTACAGAGTATGGCTGCTTCCTGCGAGCGTGTATTTGAGTTTCTGGCTGAAAAAGAAATGGAGGATGAAAGCTATAAAAAAGTAGAACTGTGCAGCGTAAAGGGAGACGTTATCTTTGACCATGTTAAATTTGGGTATGATCCGGGCAAAACCATCATCAACGACTTTTCCAGCCGTGTGAAGGCAGGACAGAAAATTGCCATTGTTGGGCCTACCGGAGCTGGAAAGACAACGATGGTAAACCTGCTGATGCGGTTCTATGAGTTGAATGGCGGTACAATCACCATAGATGGGACGCCGATCAACGAACTGAAAAGAGAGAACATCCATAATTTGTTTGGTATGGTGCTTCAAGACACATGGATGTTTGAAGGAACACTTCGTGAAAACCTTGTTTACAGCAAAACCGGTGTGACGGATAAAAAACTGGACGAGGTCTGTGCGGCTACGGGACTGACGAGCCTTGTAAAGCGTCTGCCGGATGGTTATGATACAGTACTTGGTGATAATGCCAGTCTCTCTGCTGGACAAAAGCAGTTGATTACGATTGCCCGTGCCATGATAGAGGATGCTCCTCTGCTAATTTTGGACGAAGCAACCAGTTCCGTGGATACCCGTACTGAACAGAAAGTGCAAAAAGCGATGGACTCGCTGACGGAGGGACGTACCAGCTTTGTGATCGCTCACAGGCTGTCTACGATAAAAAATGCTGACTGTATCCTTGTTATGAAGGATGGAGATATTATCGAGAGCGGCAGCCATGAGGAGCTTCTCGCCCAAAACGGTTTCTACGCTGAACTGTATAACAGCCAGTTTGAGCAGGCTTCGTAA
- a CDS encoding ABC transporter ATP-binding protein — protein MIKIFRYFNRKQWLYVAASILFVVIQVWLDLKLPDYMSGITTLVQTEGSAMSDILIQGGYMLMCALGSMVASIIVGFFAARVAAGLAQTLRNCVYDKTMDFSMEEIDRFSTASLINRTTNDVTQIQNLVAMGLQAIMKAPILAVWAVVKIAGKSWQWTAATVVAVFVLVVALAVTLIFALPRFQRIQGLTDNLNRVTREQLTGIRVVRAYNAEGYQEKKFAVANDELTSTNLVANRVMAMMSPTMTLINSGLTLAVYWIGAYLIEAASLTDKLGIFSDMVVFSNYAMQVILAFMMLNMIFVLLPRAQVSARRICEVLDTENHIYDGAGVKAEKCGTVEFRHVSFRYPGAAADTLTDISFTARAGETIALIGATGSGKTTLINLIPRFYDVAEGQVLVDGADVQEYKQEELHNRIGYVSQKAVLFSGTVASNVAYGERGHGTVSDGEIKEAVAIAQSTDFVEKMEGTYDAPIAQSGTNVSGGQKQRLSIARAVARKPEILIFDDSFSALDYKTDRALRKALSESTAQTTKLIVAQRIGTIRHADQIIALEHGRIVGKGTHEELLKTCVTYQEIASSQLSKEELNNG, from the coding sequence ATGATTAAAATTTTCAGGTATTTCAATCGAAAGCAATGGCTTTATGTCGCCGCCAGTATCCTTTTTGTTGTGATTCAGGTATGGCTGGACTTAAAGCTCCCAGATTATATGTCCGGTATCACAACGCTTGTGCAGACAGAGGGAAGTGCTATGTCGGACATTTTGATACAAGGCGGATATATGCTGATGTGCGCTCTCGGCAGTATGGTGGCCTCAATTATTGTAGGTTTCTTTGCTGCCAGAGTTGCGGCGGGACTTGCGCAAACCCTGCGGAATTGTGTTTATGACAAGACGATGGATTTTTCTATGGAAGAGATTGATCGGTTTTCTACTGCCAGCCTCATAAACCGGACGACAAATGATGTAACTCAAATTCAAAATCTGGTAGCTATGGGGTTACAGGCGATCATGAAAGCACCCATTCTGGCAGTATGGGCAGTTGTCAAGATTGCGGGAAAAAGCTGGCAATGGACGGCGGCCACTGTTGTAGCGGTATTTGTGCTGGTGGTTGCCCTTGCTGTCACACTGATTTTTGCGCTGCCTCGCTTCCAGCGTATTCAAGGGTTGACAGATAACCTGAACCGGGTTACCAGAGAGCAGCTTACCGGAATCCGTGTGGTGCGAGCTTATAATGCAGAGGGCTATCAGGAAAAGAAATTTGCAGTTGCCAATGACGAACTGACTTCCACAAATTTGGTTGCAAATCGTGTCATGGCGATGATGTCACCAACCATGACTCTGATTAACTCAGGATTGACACTTGCCGTTTACTGGATTGGCGCTTATTTGATAGAGGCAGCAAGCCTTACCGACAAGTTGGGGATTTTCTCGGATATGGTGGTCTTTTCTAACTATGCCATGCAGGTCATTTTGGCATTTATGATGTTGAATATGATTTTTGTGTTGTTGCCCCGTGCGCAGGTATCCGCAAGGCGTATCTGTGAAGTACTTGATACGGAAAATCACATTTATGATGGTGCGGGAGTGAAGGCTGAAAAATGCGGAACGGTAGAATTTCGTCATGTATCTTTCCGGTATCCGGGCGCTGCGGCTGATACATTGACCGACATCAGCTTTACGGCAAGGGCTGGCGAAACAATCGCATTGATCGGTGCCACAGGCAGTGGAAAAACCACTCTGATTAATTTGATTCCCAGATTTTATGATGTGGCCGAAGGTCAGGTCTTAGTGGATGGCGCAGATGTGCAGGAATACAAACAGGAGGAACTGCACAATCGAATCGGTTATGTTTCGCAAAAGGCGGTGCTGTTCTCTGGTACGGTAGCTTCCAATGTGGCCTATGGGGAAAGAGGACATGGAACTGTCTCAGACGGAGAAATCAAAGAGGCGGTTGCTATCGCGCAGAGCACGGATTTTGTAGAAAAGATGGAAGGAACCTACGATGCCCCGATTGCACAAAGCGGCACAAATGTGTCCGGCGGTCAGAAGCAGAGGCTTTCTATTGCCAGAGCAGTTGCAAGAAAACCAGAGATCCTGATTTTCGATGATTCCTTTTCTGCATTGGATTACAAAACTGACCGGGCATTACGAAAAGCACTGAGCGAAAGCACGGCACAGACAACAAAGCTGATTGTGGCGCAACGTATTGGCACTATCCGTCATGCAGACCAAATCATTGCGTTGGAGCATGGAAGGATCGTAGGAAAAGGAACCCACGAGGAACTGCTAAAAACCTGTGTGACCTATCAGGAAATTGCAAGCTCACAGCTTTCAAAGGAGGAATTAAACAATGGCTGA
- a CDS encoding RNA-binding domain-containing protein: protein MNLGKETETLEFKKTTGEMKEAMVSISSILNKHGIGTLYFGVKPSGDVIGQDVSESSLRDVSRAVYENIRPQIYPVIEEVVLDHKHLIKVEFSGENAPYSAAGRYYLRTADEDREVTPDELKAFFVANKYRELWEKGKSNATAKQIDKPAIKSFWQKAISVGRLPDGRYTCPIILQRFGLVCDNHLTNAGEILFGNTRPVSLKAGIFATDEKLTFLDMKLFEDNIYNLLNIAEEYILKNIRWRSEITGTEREEIPEIPVAVIREVLANSFAHAIYNGRTIHEICIHPGMITVYSPGEYASKHKPEECIKDNIESEIRNATIAKILYLSKSIEQFGSGFKRINSLCNDAGIKYSYENSENGFKFVIYRPELQSDIPSVTLDVTLNGTEMAVLAILKQKPDSSRDEIADKISKTVRTVQRALDSLRDKGYIRRVESKQNPVWEILK, encoded by the coding sequence ATGAATCTGGGAAAAGAAACGGAAACTCTTGAATTTAAGAAGACAACTGGTGAAATGAAAGAAGCAATGGTTTCGATTTCATCAATTTTAAATAAACATGGTATAGGTACGTTGTATTTTGGAGTAAAACCAAGCGGTGATGTTATTGGACAGGATGTCTCAGAGTCATCATTAAGGGATGTCTCCAGAGCAGTATATGAGAATATCAGACCTCAAATATATCCTGTTATTGAAGAGGTTGTGCTGGATCACAAACATTTGATAAAAGTAGAGTTTAGTGGCGAAAATGCCCCATATTCTGCAGCAGGAAGATACTATCTGAGAACGGCTGATGAAGACAGAGAGGTCACACCTGATGAATTAAAGGCTTTCTTTGTTGCCAATAAATATCGGGAATTATGGGAAAAGGGAAAGTCGAATGCAACAGCAAAGCAAATTGATAAGCCAGCAATCAAATCATTTTGGCAAAAAGCTATTTCGGTAGGAAGATTACCTGATGGAAGGTATACATGCCCGATTATTTTGCAAAGATTTGGACTTGTTTGCGATAATCATTTAACAAATGCTGGAGAAATACTTTTCGGAAACACTCGTCCAGTCTCGCTGAAAGCCGGGATATTTGCGACAGATGAGAAGCTGACATTCCTTGATATGAAGCTGTTTGAAGATAATATTTATAATTTGCTGAATATCGCGGAAGAATATATCTTAAAGAATATTCGATGGAGAAGCGAGATAACCGGAACAGAAAGAGAAGAAATTCCAGAAATTCCTGTGGCAGTAATCAGAGAGGTGCTGGCAAATAGTTTCGCACATGCAATATATAATGGCCGGACAATCCATGAGATATGCATTCATCCGGGAATGATTACGGTCTACAGCCCCGGAGAATACGCAAGTAAACATAAGCCGGAGGAATGCATAAAGGACAATATCGAATCGGAAATCAGAAACGCTACGATTGCCAAAATTTTGTATTTGAGTAAATCCATAGAGCAGTTTGGCAGTGGATTCAAGAGGATTAACAGCTTGTGTAACGATGCCGGCATCAAATATTCCTATGAGAACAGCGAGAATGGATTTAAGTTTGTCATCTATAGGCCAGAGCTTCAAAGTGACATTCCAAGTGTCACTTTGGATGTCACTTTGAACGGAACGGAGATGGCGGTTCTTGCTATTTTGAAGCAGAAACCAGATTCATCAAGGGATGAAATTGCAGATAAGATTTCCAAAACCGTAAGAACAGTGCAGAGAGCATTGGATTCATTGAGGGATAAAGGCTATATCAGAAGAGTTGAATCGAAACAAAATCCAGTATGGGAAATATTGAAGTGA
- the ftsH gene encoding ATP-dependent zinc metalloprotease FtsH, which yields MDENRNSLPGQKRGSTWIIVIIVFFLITFILNMFSLSRTSVGQIQISYDQFLDLVEGDVVEQVYMDDDQIQIYLKDGVEETDVVMILGDGDNWENIPETQSMSFRTVVFYTGRVEDSNLSNFLRENGVHYSKEIPEQTSVFSAIASWILPIAIMYLLYFLVMKAMMKRMGGGIGGFMGGMGGNIGKSKAKVYTVEKSTGVTFRDVAGQDEAKESLEEMVDYLKNPEKYRAIGAQQPKGALLVGPPGTGKTLLAKAVAGEAGVPFYHLTGSEFVEMFVGVGASRVRDLFQTAKKNTPCIIFIDEIDAIGKKRDNQLGSNDEREQTLNQLLAEMDGFETNGGIIVLAATNRPEILDQALLRPGRFDRRIIVEKPDLPGRESILRVHGKKVSLSSDVDFHAIALATSGASGADLANIVNEAALRAVRIGRNVVVQEDLMESVETVIAGKEKKDRVLNSKERQMVAYHEVGHALVAALQKNAQPVQKITIIPRTMGALGYTMNAPEEERYLLTADELLAQITSLLGGRAAEIVKFGISTTGASNDIERATEQARKMVTQYGMSERFGSMGLQSTQNQYLDGRNVSTCSEQTGAEADEEVRKIIERCQDKAVKLLRENLEALDRIATRLLEKESISGKELMELIEK from the coding sequence ATGGATGAAAACAGAAATTCACTGCCGGGGCAAAAACGAGGTTCCACATGGATTATTGTAATCATTGTCTTTTTTCTGATTACTTTTATCCTGAATATGTTTTCTCTGAGCCGTACCTCCGTGGGCCAGATCCAAATCAGCTATGACCAGTTTCTGGATTTGGTGGAGGGAGATGTTGTGGAACAAGTTTACATGGATGATGACCAGATTCAAATTTACCTAAAAGATGGAGTGGAAGAAACGGATGTAGTCATGATCCTTGGAGACGGAGATAACTGGGAGAATATCCCGGAAACGCAATCCATGTCCTTCCGAACTGTGGTCTTCTATACTGGAAGGGTAGAGGATTCCAATCTGTCCAACTTCCTCCGGGAAAACGGCGTACATTATTCCAAAGAAATTCCTGAGCAGACTTCTGTCTTTTCTGCGATAGCGAGCTGGATTTTGCCGATTGCTATTATGTATCTGCTGTACTTCCTCGTGATGAAAGCAATGATGAAGCGCATGGGCGGCGGTATTGGTGGTTTCATGGGCGGCATGGGCGGCAACATTGGCAAATCCAAAGCTAAGGTCTATACGGTGGAGAAAAGCACTGGAGTGACTTTCCGGGACGTGGCCGGACAGGACGAGGCTAAGGAGAGTCTGGAGGAAATGGTGGACTATCTGAAAAATCCGGAGAAATATCGTGCCATTGGTGCACAGCAGCCCAAAGGCGCATTGCTGGTAGGTCCTCCGGGAACAGGTAAAACGCTTTTGGCAAAGGCAGTTGCAGGAGAAGCTGGTGTACCTTTCTACCATCTGACCGGTTCGGAATTTGTAGAAATGTTTGTAGGTGTGGGAGCCAGCCGTGTTCGAGACCTGTTTCAGACAGCAAAAAAGAATACACCATGTATCATCTTTATTGACGAGATTGATGCAATCGGAAAAAAGAGAGACAATCAATTAGGCAGTAATGATGAACGGGAACAAACACTGAATCAACTCCTTGCAGAAATGGACGGATTTGAGACAAATGGTGGCATTATCGTTTTAGCGGCTACCAACCGTCCGGAGATATTGGATCAGGCACTCTTGCGTCCGGGACGTTTTGACAGGCGGATTATTGTAGAGAAACCCGATCTTCCGGGTCGGGAAAGCATTTTGCGTGTTCATGGTAAAAAGGTTTCTCTGTCCTCCGATGTGGATTTTCATGCGATTGCCTTAGCGACCAGCGGAGCCAGTGGTGCCGACCTTGCGAATATCGTCAATGAAGCAGCACTGCGCGCTGTCCGTATAGGACGGAATGTAGTTGTTCAGGAAGATCTGATGGAATCGGTGGAAACAGTGATTGCTGGTAAGGAGAAAAAGGATCGCGTATTAAATTCGAAGGAACGTCAGATGGTAGCGTACCATGAAGTGGGCCATGCTTTGGTAGCTGCCTTGCAGAAAAATGCTCAGCCGGTACAGAAAATCACAATCATTCCCAGGACAATGGGTGCTTTAGGGTACACGATGAATGCCCCAGAGGAGGAACGATATCTGCTGACTGCGGATGAATTGCTGGCTCAGATCACCTCATTGTTAGGAGGCCGCGCCGCTGAGATTGTGAAGTTCGGTATCAGTACCACTGGTGCTTCTAATGACATTGAGCGTGCTACAGAGCAGGCCAGAAAAATGGTAACTCAATACGGTATGAGCGAGCGTTTTGGTTCTATGGGGCTCCAAAGCACGCAGAATCAGTATCTGGACGGACGCAATGTATCGACCTGTTCTGAACAGACGGGAGCCGAGGCGGATGAAGAGGTCCGCAAGATTATAGAACGCTGCCAGGACAAGGCTGTTAAACTGCTGAGAGAAAATCTGGAAGCGCTGGATCGGATTGCGACCAGACTGTTGGAGAAGGAAAGCATTAGTGGGAAGGAGCTTATGGAATTAATAGAAAAGTAA